In a single window of the Limnochorda sp. L945t genome:
- a CDS encoding transcription repressor NadR yields MAAHPSGAVPERGPAARRQALVQILRLAGAPVAGARLAERLGVSRQVIVQDVTVLRASGEPIVATPRGYLWTLPARPEPQYGCRQVVAVSHGPDDIEAELNAVCELGGRVVDVIVEHPVYGELRGLVMTASRADVQEFVANLKDSGAAPLLTLTGGPHLHTIEAPSQARLDTIASRLRELGFLMEG; encoded by the coding sequence CCAGGCGCTGGTGCAGATACTGCGGCTGGCGGGCGCGCCCGTTGCCGGAGCACGGCTCGCCGAACGCCTGGGCGTCAGCCGGCAGGTGATCGTGCAGGACGTGACAGTGTTGCGCGCCTCCGGCGAGCCTATCGTCGCTACCCCGAGAGGCTATCTTTGGACCCTGCCGGCACGGCCGGAGCCTCAGTACGGCTGCCGCCAGGTCGTGGCCGTCAGCCACGGCCCTGACGATATCGAGGCAGAGCTCAACGCCGTCTGCGAGCTGGGTGGCCGGGTCGTCGACGTCATCGTGGAGCACCCGGTGTACGGGGAGCTCCGGGGGCTGGTGATGACGGCGAGCCGGGCTGACGTGCAGGAGTTCGTTGCCAACCTCAAAGACAGCGGGGCCGCGCCGCTCCTGACGCTCACGGGCGGCCCGCACCTGCACACCATTGAGGCGCCAAGCCAGGCCCGGCTCGACACGATCGCCAGCCGCCTGCGGGAGCTGGGGTTCCTGATGGAGGGCTGA